The Raphanus sativus cultivar WK10039 chromosome 6, ASM80110v3, whole genome shotgun sequence sequence gtgaatataaaaccaataaTATAATGTCtatttgtacttatataatatataaatatatattgatagattattaatttatgattttaatgggactatatatttacatgggagttttaaaaatattattatcttattattttattgatttgtattatattttacacCGGCCCAAGTTGGGACCgatgaaatttattaatttattaatttatcgaatattaatttatagaggttctactgtaaaTGTAGAAGTGGAAGCTGGTTGTAGGAACAGCTTTGTTGCATAAGAGATATTGGTCATAATAAAGtgaaaatgatataaaatttcttaaattttaagagatgatatacatataaaaatagatttctaaattttttgtataaatttttttcttttcattgattttttttttaggcTCAAAATTGTAAGCTTGTTTTTGCTTAAGAAATCCTTAGGGTACTACTCAGGCAATTTTGCATGCAATGATGATGTCTAGAGCGTTTAGGACGAGAgaaaaaagatgaagaagagaggGAGTTTGTTGGTAGTAATGGGGAGGAGCCAAAGGATTAGCTACTAGCTAGAGAAGAGGAGATAGGTTGAGCGAAATTTATGGTTATTATTGcaaatttgtttttgattagtctatttcttaattttataaataatctatGGCTATTGTTGCAAATTTTCCATAGTTTTAACAGTTTCTCCGACTATAACGAAATGTCTTCCAGAGCTCCGGTCTGAATAAATCCTAATCGACGCCGACCCTCGAACTCAACCATCGATCGACCATGACAAGATCATCATCATGGCATCGAATGTCAAACTTCCTTCGAAAGTACCGAAAGATCCCTCACTCATCCTTCAAAACGAAATGGAACGAAACCCTCAAGCACAAACACGCAATGGAACAACTAAGAAGCGGTCTTGTCTCAAATCCAAGCTCGAACGTCAGCGCTATACACACACTCACAGAGTCATTCCGCATCCACAACTGCGAACCCACGCCGCAAGCCTACAGATTCGTCATCAAAGCCCTATCCAAATCCTCCGACCTCGAGAGCATCGCCTCCGTTCTAAACCACCTCGAAACCTCGGAGAAGTTCGAGACGCCAGAAAATATATTCAAAGACGTCATCTTTGCTTACGGGTTCGCCGGAAAGATCGAGGAAGCGGTCGACGCGTTCTTCGGGATCCCGAGGTTCAGGTGCGTGCTTTCTGCTTACACGCTGAACGCTCTGCTCTCGGTTCTCGTGAGGAGGAGAGAGGGGCTTGCGATGGTGCCTGAGGTTTTGGTGAGAGCTGGTGGGATGGGTGTGAGGTTAGAGGAATCTAGTTTCGAGATATTGGTCGATGCTTTGTGTAGGATCGGTGAGGTGGATCGTGCTAGTGAGTTGGTCAAGTACATGAGTGACGAGAGTTATATCGTTGATCCGAGTTTATACTCGAAGTTGCTGAGTTCTGTCTGTAAACATAAAGACTCTTCGTGTTTCGATGTTATTGGATACGTGGAAGAGCTGAGAAAGATGCGGTTTTCGCCGGATTTGCGAGATTACACGGTTGTGATGAGGTTCTTGGTTCGAGGAGGAAGAGGGAAAGAAGTTGTGAGCGTGCTGAACCAGATGAAATGTGATCGGATAGAGCCTGATCTCGTTTGCTGCACGATTATACTGCAAGGGGTTATCGAGGATGAGGATTACTCGAGAGCAGACAAGTTGTTTGATGAGCTGCTCTTGTTAGGTTTGACTCCTGATGTTTATACCTATAATGTGTATATCAACGGCTTATGCAAGCGGAACGATGTGGAAGGCGCGGTCAAGATGATGTCTTGTATGGAGAAGCTAGGTTCTGAGGCTAATGTGGTTACGTACAATATATTGTTAAAGGGGTTGGTTAAGGCCGGGGATATGAGTCGAGCGAAGATTCTTTGGGAAGAGATGGAGAGGAATGGGGTAGACCGGAACAGTCACACGTATGATATTATGGTTGGTGGGTTTATTGAAGTAGATGATGTTGGTTATGCTCAGGGTTTATTGGAGGAAGCTTTTAGTAGGAACTTGTTTGTTAAGAGATCAAGAACAGAGGAAGTCATTTACAGGTTGTGTGATAAAGGTTTGATGGATGAAGCAGTGGAACTTTTAGCATACCtggtttaagttttttttttaat is a genomic window containing:
- the LOC108807013 gene encoding pentatricopeptide repeat-containing protein At2g38420, mitochondrial; the protein is MTRSSSWHRMSNFLRKYRKIPHSSFKTKWNETLKHKHAMEQLRSGLVSNPSSNVSAIHTLTESFRIHNCEPTPQAYRFVIKALSKSSDLESIASVLNHLETSEKFETPENIFKDVIFAYGFAGKIEEAVDAFFGIPRFRCVLSAYTLNALLSVLVRRREGLAMVPEVLVRAGGMGVRLEESSFEILVDALCRIGEVDRASELVKYMSDESYIVDPSLYSKLLSSVCKHKDSSCFDVIGYVEELRKMRFSPDLRDYTVVMRFLVRGGRGKEVVSVLNQMKCDRIEPDLVCCTIILQGVIEDEDYSRADKLFDELLLLGLTPDVYTYNVYINGLCKRNDVEGAVKMMSCMEKLGSEANVVTYNILLKGLVKAGDMSRAKILWEEMERNGVDRNSHTYDIMVGGFIEVDDVGYAQGLLEEAFSRNLFVKRSRTEEVIYRLCDKGLMDEAVELLAYLV